In Juglans microcarpa x Juglans regia isolate MS1-56 chromosome 8D, Jm3101_v1.0, whole genome shotgun sequence, the following are encoded in one genomic region:
- the LOC121242118 gene encoding uncharacterized protein LOC121242118 has product MYALRKIKKINPITTATSSNTIANMREEEQSCTNPSCFFCNMKEPASSLRRSGILNCFKEIPLTDNREHVLVLSSLWHIAMTHPDDPEFPSLGIFKCMAKLIYKGLNDRIWLLRDQNMYIPYYAAHVIGSYTMNKAEFAEMAVESGVIPPLMELLRGKISWVEQRVAVRALGHLASYEKTFEAVSVYEEEVVNLAMKLASTCLEEVFVEFVGVKNIDKRLKYHRDLLTRGVGDSEMEDRKAEEWASQLQCWSIYLLNCFACKERSLNLICRQIFLRDLCDMWGGLVNHASPAWAGLVRILCYSKDGRKSIAESKEIIENLCNLSRSSDDWQYMGIDCLLLLLTDQYTRYRVLEKIALFLIDLAELGSLGDRSNLGEAITKALLLDYKESKLKFKNQQIQKALQDIWNLKAERRKENLISEEKIEERRVLVNLVKQEANHVFWLGEIEEALAKYTEALDLCPLKLRKERMVLHSNRAQCHLLLRDPDSAISDSTRALCLSNPANSHSKSLWRRSQAYDMKGLPKESLMDCIMFINGCMKAGTTKRVKIPYYAARMISKQMDATWLFATARSKITSSSQVRKEQESDGHHESKNDELLQHGDQMTRMMMENKECLSSLSTIIEEPNLLVKEGSWPWRKVDQRARRSNKAFVARSM; this is encoded by the exons ATGTATGCCCTCAGGAAAATTAAGAAGATAAACCCCATCACCACCGCCACCTCTAGCAACACTATTGCCAACATGCGCGAGGAGGAGCAGAGCTGCACCAACCCTTCATGTTTCTTTTGCAACATGAAAGAGCCAGCCTCGTCACTCAGGAGATCGGGAATATTAAACTGCTTCAAGGAAATACCTCTCACAGACAACAGAGAGCATGTTTTGGTGCTCAGCAGTTTATGGCATATTGCCATGACTCACCCTGATGACCCTGAGTTCCCCTCCCTCGGAATCTTCAAGTGCATGGCAAAACTAATCTATAAAGGTCTTAATGATAGGATTTGGCTTCTTAGGGACCAAAACATGTACATACCCTATTATGCTGCTCATGTTATTGGTTCTTACACTATGAACAAGGCAGAGTTCGCAGAAATGGCTGTGGAATCAGGTGTCATACCGCCACTGATGGAGCTTCTAAGAGGAAAGATCAGTTGGGTTGAGCAAAGAGTTGCTGTTCGAGCACTTGGTCACCTCGCTAGCTACGAGAAAACCTTTGAAGCAGTATCTGTGTATGAAGAAGAGGTGGTTAATCTAGCCATGAAATTAGCTTCTACTTGCCTGGAAGAGGTGTTTGTTGAGTTTGTTGGAGTGAAGAACATAGATAAGAGATTGAAATATCATCGTGATTTGCTAACTAGAGGCGTTGGAGATTCGGAGATGGAGGACCGGAAGGCTGAAGAATGGGCAAGCCAACTTCAGTGCTGGTCTATTTATCTCCTGAATTGCTTTGCTTGCAAAGAGAGGTCTTTGAATCTAATCTGTAGGCAGATATTCTTAAGAGATTTGTGTGATATGTGGGGAGGATTGGTGAATCACGCGTCACCTGCTTGGGCTGGACTTGTTAGAATCTTGTGTTACAGCAAAGATGGTAGAAAAAGCATCGCTGAATCAAAAGAGATTATAGAGAATCTCTGCAATCTCTCGAGATCCTCGGATGATTGGCAGTATATGGGGATCGACTGTCTACTATTACTTCTTACAGATCAATATACAAGGTACAGAGTCTTGGAGAAAATTGCCTTGTTTCTTATAGATTTAGCTGAACTTGGAAGCCTTGGAGATAGATCAAATTTAGGTGAAGCAATCACAAAAGCCCTCCTCTTAGATTACAAAGAAAGTAAATTGAAGTTCAAAAACCAGCAAATTCAAAAGGCTCTGCAAGATATATGGAATTTGAAAGCAGAAAGGAGGAAGGAGAATCTAATATCTGAAGAAAAGATTGAAGAGAGAAGGGTTTTAGTGAATCTGGTAAAACAAGAAGCAAACCATGTGTTTTGGTTGGGAGAGATAGAAGAAGCTCTAGCTAAGTACACTGAAGCCTTGGACTTATGCCCCTTGAAGttaagaaaagagagaatggtGCTACATAGTAATAGAGCTCAGTGTCATTTGCTGCTTAGAGACCCTGATTCCGCCATTAGTGATTCCACTCGAGCTCTTTGCCTTTCCAACCCAGCGAATTCCCATAGTAAAAGTCTTTGGAGAAGATCACAAGCTTATGACATGAAAGGGCTGCCCAAAGAGAGCTTGATGGACTGTATAATGTTCATCAATGGTTGCATGAAGGCTGGCACGACCAAGCGCGTGAAGATCCCATACTACGCAGCTCGTATGATCAGTAAACAGATGGACGCCACGTGGCTATTTGCCACTGCCCGGTCAAAGATAACGAGCAGCAGTCAAGTGAGAAAAGAACAAGAATCTGACGGTCACCATGAGAGCAAAAATGATGAGCTACTACAACATGGTGATCAAATGACGAGGATGATGATGGAGAACAAAGAATGTTTATCCA GTCTGTCCACCATTATAGAAGAACCTAATTTGCTCGTCAAAGAAGGGAGTTGGCCATGGAGAAAAGTGGATCAAAGGGCAAGGAGATCAAACAAAGCATTTGTAGCTCGATCGATGTAG